From Gouania willdenowi unplaced genomic scaffold, fGouWil2.1 scaffold_309_arrow_ctg1, whole genome shotgun sequence, a single genomic window includes:
- the LOC114459376 gene encoding E3 ubiquitin-protein ligase TRIM39-like isoform X2 has product MFEHHFLCSICLEVLTDPVTTSCGHNFCKTCISTHWDTSTTSRCPVCNQVFSTKPQLKVNIMMREMVSQFRRESEKKAAAPGEVLCDVCTGTKVKALKSCLDCVISYCETHLKPHLTASGLRRHQLVEPVENLETRMCPKHSKPLELFCQSDQTRVCLMCSVLEHRSHQLVPLGEDLFEDKKVYLQQMIQKRREKLEAIRESVRFRKEAADRGKAEGVEMFTALMELVERGLKELMKTMEEQQEAEESEAEGLIKELEEEIFELMKRSSEVEQLSHSEDHLLQHFCSLKAPPATKDWTEVMVHPSSYEGTVLRAVTQLEDTLSDKMMKIKMLEMKRLQQFAVDVTLDPLTAHPKLVLSDDGKQIYFSDVWKKRLHNKERFSPCASVLGKQNFNSGRFYFEVQVKGKTDWDLGVVKESINRKGKITLCPKNGLWTVALRDGNVYKACEDHPVILHLKRVPEKVGVFVDYEEGVVSFYDVDAAALIYSFTHCCFTHKLHPYFSPGLNYGGKNSAPLIICPVNQSE; this is encoded by the coding sequence ATGTTtgaacatcacttcctgtgctcCATCTGTCTGGAGGTGCTCACTGATCCAGTCACCACATCATGTGGACACAACTTCTGCAAAACATGCATCAGCACACACTGGGACACCAGTACCACCAGCAGGTGTCCCGTGTGTAATCAGGTGTTCAGCACTAAACCTCAGCTGAAGGTCAATATTATGATGCGTGAGATGGTTTCTCAGTTCAGACGTGAATCTGAGAagaaagcagcagcaccaggagaAGTTCTCTGTGACGTCTGCACTGGAACCAAAGTAAAGGCCCTGAAGTCCTGCCTGGACTGTGTGATCTCCTACTGTGAGACTCACCTGAAGCCTCATCTGACAGCATCAGGCCTGAGAAGACATCAGCTGGTGGAGCCTGTGGAGAACCTGGAAACCAGGATGTGTCCAAAGCACAGCAAACCTCTGGAGCTGTTCTGTCAGAGTGATCAGACACGTGTCTGCTTGATGTGTTCTGTTTTGGAGCACAGGAGTCACCAGTTAGTCCCTCTGGGAGAAGATCTGTTTGAAGACAAGAAAGTTTATCTTCAGCAGATGATCCaaaagagacgagagaagctgGAGGCGATCAGAGAGTCAGTGAGATTCAGGAAGGAAGCAGCAGACAGAGGGAAAGCTGAAGGTGTGGAGATGTTCACTGCTCTGATGGAGCTTGTTGAGAgaggcctgaaggagctgatgaagacaatggaggagcaacaggaagcagaagagagcgaggctgaaggtttgatcaaagagctggaggaggaaatctttgagctgatgaagagaagctctgaggtggagcagctctcccactctgaagaccacctcctccaacacttctgctccctgaaagctcctccagccaccaaggactggacagaggtcatggtccatccatcatcatatgaaggaactgtgctgagagctgtaactcagctggaggacacactcagtgacaaGATGATGAAGATAAAGATGTTAGAGATGAAGAGGCTGCAGCAGTTTGCAGTAGATGTGACTCTTGATCCTCTTACAGCTCATCCTAAACTCgtcctgtctgatgatgggaaaCAAATTTACTTCAGTGATGTGTGGAAGAAACGTCTACACAACAAAGAGAGATTTTCTCCTTGTGCCAGTGTTTTAGGGAAACAGAATTTCAATTCAGGTAGATTTTACTTTGAGGTTCAggttaaaggaaaaactgaCTGGGATTTAGGAGTGGTTAAAGAATCCATCAACAGGAAGGGAAAGATCACTCTGTGTCCTAAGAATGGTTTATGGACTGTGGCActcagagatggaaatgtgtatAAAGCATGTGAAGATCATCCAGTCATTCTTCATCTGAAGCGTGTTCCTGAgaaggtgggtgtgtttgtggactatgaggagggtgtggtctccttttatgatgtagatgctgcagctctgatctactccttcactcactgctgcttcactcatAAACTACACCCATACTTTAGTCCTGGTTTAAACTATGGTGGTAAAAACTCAGCACCTCTGATCATctgtcctgtcaatcaaagtgaatga
- the LOC114459376 gene encoding E3 ubiquitin-protein ligase TRIM39-like isoform X1, translating into MGHLTSKFVDTSPACSGMFEHHFLCSICLEVLTDPVTTSCGHNFCKTCISTHWDTSTTSRCPVCNQVFSTKPQLKVNIMMREMVSQFRRESEKKAAAPGEVLCDVCTGTKVKALKSCLDCVISYCETHLKPHLTASGLRRHQLVEPVENLETRMCPKHSKPLELFCQSDQTRVCLMCSVLEHRSHQLVPLGEDLFEDKKVYLQQMIQKRREKLEAIRESVRFRKEAADRGKAEGVEMFTALMELVERGLKELMKTMEEQQEAEESEAEGLIKELEEEIFELMKRSSEVEQLSHSEDHLLQHFCSLKAPPATKDWTEVMVHPSSYEGTVLRAVTQLEDTLSDKMMKIKMLEMKRLQQFAVDVTLDPLTAHPKLVLSDDGKQIYFSDVWKKRLHNKERFSPCASVLGKQNFNSGRFYFEVQVKGKTDWDLGVVKESINRKGKITLCPKNGLWTVALRDGNVYKACEDHPVILHLKRVPEKVGVFVDYEEGVVSFYDVDAAALIYSFTHCCFTHKLHPYFSPGLNYGGKNSAPLIICPVNQSE; encoded by the coding sequence TTTGTGGACACGTCTCCTGCCTGCAGTGGGATGTTtgaacatcacttcctgtgctcCATCTGTCTGGAGGTGCTCACTGATCCAGTCACCACATCATGTGGACACAACTTCTGCAAAACATGCATCAGCACACACTGGGACACCAGTACCACCAGCAGGTGTCCCGTGTGTAATCAGGTGTTCAGCACTAAACCTCAGCTGAAGGTCAATATTATGATGCGTGAGATGGTTTCTCAGTTCAGACGTGAATCTGAGAagaaagcagcagcaccaggagaAGTTCTCTGTGACGTCTGCACTGGAACCAAAGTAAAGGCCCTGAAGTCCTGCCTGGACTGTGTGATCTCCTACTGTGAGACTCACCTGAAGCCTCATCTGACAGCATCAGGCCTGAGAAGACATCAGCTGGTGGAGCCTGTGGAGAACCTGGAAACCAGGATGTGTCCAAAGCACAGCAAACCTCTGGAGCTGTTCTGTCAGAGTGATCAGACACGTGTCTGCTTGATGTGTTCTGTTTTGGAGCACAGGAGTCACCAGTTAGTCCCTCTGGGAGAAGATCTGTTTGAAGACAAGAAAGTTTATCTTCAGCAGATGATCCaaaagagacgagagaagctgGAGGCGATCAGAGAGTCAGTGAGATTCAGGAAGGAAGCAGCAGACAGAGGGAAAGCTGAAGGTGTGGAGATGTTCACTGCTCTGATGGAGCTTGTTGAGAgaggcctgaaggagctgatgaagacaatggaggagcaacaggaagcagaagagagcgaggctgaaggtttgatcaaagagctggaggaggaaatctttgagctgatgaagagaagctctgaggtggagcagctctcccactctgaagaccacctcctccaacacttctgctccctgaaagctcctccagccaccaaggactggacagaggtcatggtccatccatcatcatatgaaggaactgtgctgagagctgtaactcagctggaggacacactcagtgacaaGATGATGAAGATAAAGATGTTAGAGATGAAGAGGCTGCAGCAGTTTGCAGTAGATGTGACTCTTGATCCTCTTACAGCTCATCCTAAACTCgtcctgtctgatgatgggaaaCAAATTTACTTCAGTGATGTGTGGAAGAAACGTCTACACAACAAAGAGAGATTTTCTCCTTGTGCCAGTGTTTTAGGGAAACAGAATTTCAATTCAGGTAGATTTTACTTTGAGGTTCAggttaaaggaaaaactgaCTGGGATTTAGGAGTGGTTAAAGAATCCATCAACAGGAAGGGAAAGATCACTCTGTGTCCTAAGAATGGTTTATGGACTGTGGCActcagagatggaaatgtgtatAAAGCATGTGAAGATCATCCAGTCATTCTTCATCTGAAGCGTGTTCCTGAgaaggtgggtgtgtttgtggactatgaggagggtgtggtctccttttatgatgtagatgctgcagctctgatctactccttcactcactgctgcttcactcatAAACTACACCCATACTTTAGTCCTGGTTTAAACTATGGTGGTAAAAACTCAGCACCTCTGATCATctgtcctgtcaatcaaagtgaatga